A genomic segment from Fusarium keratoplasticum isolate Fu6.1 chromosome 10, whole genome shotgun sequence encodes:
- a CDS encoding Diphosphomevalonate decarboxylase: protein MADNKVYRASTTAPVNIAVVKYWGKRDPKLNLPTNSSLSVTLSQADLRTLTTASCSNSYTSGDSLTLNGESADVSGARTQACFRELRARRAALEAADSSLPKLSTMNLKLVSENNFPTAAGLASSAAGFAALVQAIALLYELPDSPSDLSLVARQGSGSACRSLFGGYVAWRMGEKDDGSDSKAELVAPASHWPEMRALILVASAAKKGVSSTSGMQQTVATSGLFKERITNIVPANMASMEEAVKNKDFAKFAEVTMRESNSFHATCADTYPPIFYMNDVSRAAIRAVEDINTKAGKTVAAYTFDAGPNCVVYYLEENANAVLGTFYQALSGVDGFKENAASAKSAFELDSGLAATLKEGVSRVISTGVGEGPIKTDEYLVGEDGEAVRR from the exons ATGGCCGACAACAAAGTCTATCGCGCCAGCACCACGGCGCCCGTCAACATTGCCGTTGTCAA GTACTGGGGAAAGCGCGATCCCAAGCTCAACCTTCCCACCAACAGCTCCCTCTCCGTCACCCTCTCGCAAGCCGACCTTCGAACCCTCACGACCGCCTCTTGCTCCAACTCGTACACCAGCGGCGACAGCCTCACCCTCAATGGAGAATCCGCTGATGTCTCTGGCGCCAGAACTCAGGCTTGCTTCCGTGAGCTGCGGGCTCGTCGCGCCGCTCTTGAGGCTGCCGACTCTTCGCTGCCTAAGCTCTCCACCATGAACTTGAAGCTTGTGTCCGAGAACAACTTCCCCACCGCTGCTGgtcttgcttcttctgccGCTGGCTTTGCTGCGCTGGTCCAGGCCATTGCCCTCCTCTACGAGCTCCCTGACTCACCCTCGGACCTCTCGCTCGTTGCCCGACAAGGTTCTGGATCGGCTTGCCGCAGTCTGTTTGGTGGCTACGTCGCGTGGAGGATGGGAGAGAAGGACGATGGAAGCGACTCCAAGGCCGAGCTTGTCGCCCCTGCGTCTCACTGGCCCGAGATGCGAGCTCTTATCCTCGTCGCCAGCgccgccaagaagggtgTCTCGTCGACCTCTGGCATGCAGCAGACCGTCGCCACCTCTGGTCTCTTCAAGGAGAGGATAACAAACATTGTCCCCGCCAACATGGCCTCTATGGAAGAGGccgtcaagaacaaggactTTGCCAAGTTTGCCGAGGTGACGATGCGCGAGTCCAACTCCTTCCACGCCACCTGCGCCGACACCTACCCTCCCATCTTTTACATGAACGACGTCTCCCGAGCCGCCATCCGCGCCGTCGaggacatcaacaccaaggccgGCAAGACCGTCGCCGCCTACACCTTCGACGCTGGCCCTAACTGTGTCGTGTACTACCTGGAGGAGAACGCCAACGCAGTTCTCGGCACTTTCTACCAGGCTCTTTCTGGCgtggatggcttcaaggaGAATGCCGCCAGCGCCAAGTCTGCTTTCGAGCTTGACAGTGGTCTTGCTGCTACGCTGAAGGAGGGTGTGAGCAGAGTCATCTCGACTGGCGTTGGTGAGGGTCCCATCAAGACGGATGAGTACCTGGTTGGAGAGGATGGCGAGGCTGTCCGACGGTAG
- a CDS encoding Holocytochrome c-type synthase, with the protein MADDNSACPVDHKAREAWLEQARQAEAAKAQAQPAKCPVDHTAQAKPKSWSQTLTSYLPWSSSSPAPPPAQHPPTPQNGLDTDRVVSTIPRTSGGPAVCPVDHGKEEPAKPANHEMETGLDPSGNWVYPSEKMFFDAMKRKGYDARVADMKTVVPIHNAVNERAWKEIKEWEAPYLKGTKCDGPKLESFANKMDRMTPTARINTILGYTAPFDRHDWVIDRCGTRVDYVIDFYAGRPDGKGGPSFYLDVRPKLNTWEGVKMRAMRWAWLA; encoded by the exons ATGGCCGACGACAACTCTGCCTGTCCCGTCGACCACAAGGCCCGTGAGGCCTGGCTCGAACAAGCTCGTCAAGCCGAAGCCGCAAAGGCGCAAGCACAACCTGCAAAGTGTCCCGTCGATCATACAGCGCAAGCGAAGCCCAAGTCGTGGTCTCAAACCCTCACATCATACCTCCCGTggtcctcctcttcgcctGCGCCACCGCCCGCCCAGCATCCTCCTACGCCCCAGAATGGTCTAGATACCGATCGCGTTGTTTCTACGATCCCGCGAACGTCTGGGGGTCCTGCTGTGTGTCCCGTGGATCACGGAAAGGAGGAACCTGCGAAACCTGCGAATCATGAGATGGAGACGGGTTTGGACCCCTCGGGCAACTGGGTATATCCTTCAGAGAAGATGTTTTTCGATGCCATGAAGCGCAAGGGATATGATGCGCGAGTGGCGGATATGAAGACTGTGGTTCCGATTCACAATGCTGTGAATGAGAGGGCGTGgaaggagatcaaggagtgGGAAGCTCCCTACCTGAAGGGCACCAA ATGCGATGGACCTAAGCTTGAGTCCTTTGCCAACAAGATGGACCGCATGACGCCGACAGCCcgcatcaacaccatcctcggCTACACGGCGCCCTTTGACCGGCACGACTGGGTCATTGACCGCTGTGGCACCCGGGTTGACTATGTAATTGACTTTTACGCCGGGCGGCCAGACGGCAAGGGCGGGCCCAGCTTCTACTTGGATGTTCGGCCAAAGCTGAATACGTGGGAGGGCGTCAAGATGCGAGCCATGAGGTGGGCATGGTTGGCGTAG
- a CDS encoding Calcium uniporter protein, with protein MNHALRRATLRLSPALRTRLPTQTFSPTFCRCETVQTPFTRTFTTSKYFQQEQAATRDEDLSDRAHKRQVRKVTSGTSAQTLENDRPWHRMDSQAETGAGEEDLPKKEDMTKGRLLTTPTRLLKLILPMPFHPEQEHVNRPVGEDVKDADDTVEPLALLVHPQQPLSYLERLIQAEIPPVHYKGREKLPDIVFRAEADQEEQHGKKDDKKNGANVASYSGLGHEGPSRKEANWVRWSGSTEVGDFIRDAARGREFAIDIEGYSKELRVAVPSFRDRTYYMRMRLRRMSRDIDTMAKVKNECDALAHQGAHRLAQGGFAALAGWWGVVYYVTFHTQWGWDLVEPVTYLAGLSTIMGGYLWFLYISKDLSYKAAMKVTVSKRQTALYQERGFNQQKWEQLVHEANTLRHEIKVVASEYDVDWDENKDLGGEEVKKVLEEEKKGRDGTKAAKNKSDDEGPREAKKKQ; from the exons ATGAACCACGCACTAAGGCGCGCGACGCTGCGCCTTTCTCCAGCTCTGCGCACGCGGCTGCCAACTCAAACATTCTCTCCGACCTTTTGCAGATGCGAAACAGTTCAGACACCCTTCACGCGAACATTCACAACATCAAAATACTTCCAGCAGGAGCAAGCTGCGACTAGGGATGAGGACTTGAGCGACAGAGCGCACAAGAGACAAGTGCGAAAAGTCACCTCTGGCACGAGCGCCCAAACACTGGAAAATGACCGGCCATGGCATCGGATGGACAGCCAAGCCGAGACGGGGGCTGGTGAAGAAGATCttcccaagaaggaggacaTGACCAAGG GCCGCCTCCTAACGACACCGACCCGACTTCTCAAACTGATCCTCCCGATGCCCTTCCACCCCGAGCAGGAACACGTCAATAGACCAGTGGGTGAAGATGTAAAAGACGCGGACGACACGGTCGAGCCATTAGCGCTGCTTGTCCACCCTCAACAACCTCTGTCCTACCTGGAGCGACTTATCCAGGCCGAGATCCCTCCCGTTCACTACAAGGGCCGCGAGAAGCTCCCCGATATTGTCTTTCGCGCCGAGGcagatcaagaagagcaacaTGGAAAAAAGGATGATAAAAAGAATGGGGCTAACGTTGCTTCGTACTCTGGACTCGGCCACGAGGGCCCTTCTCGCAAAGAGGCCAACTGGGTGCGTTGGAGCGGCAGCACCGAGGTTGGCGACTTTATTCGAGACGCAGCCAGAGGACGTGAGTTTGCCATTGACATCGAGGGCTACAGCAAAGAGCTCCGAGTCGCCGTTCCCAGCTTCAGAGACCGCACATACTACATGCGCATGCGATTAAGACGCATGTCTCGTGACATTGATACCATGGCCAAAGTCAAGAATGAATGCGACGCGCTTGCTCACCAAGGAGCCCACAGGCTTGCGCAGGGAGGGTTTGCGGCTCTGGCTGGATGGTGGGGGGTTGTTTACTATGTTACATTCCACACGCAATGGGGATGGGATCTGGTGGAGCCCGTGACATACCTCGCTGGCCTGTCGACCATCATGGGTGGTTACCTGTGGTTCCTCTACATCAGCAAGGATCTCAGCTACAAGGCCGCTATGAAGGTGACGGTGTCGAAGCGCCAGACGGCTCTGTACCAGGAGCGTGGCTTCAACCAGCAAAAGTGGGAACAGCTAGTGCACGAGGCCAACACTCTGCGACATGAGATCAAGGTGGTGGCGAGCGAATACGACGTTGATTGGGATGAGAACAAggaccttggtggtgaggaagTGAAGAAggtgcttgaggaggagaagaagggtaGAGACGGCAccaaggcggccaagaacaagagcgACGATGAGGGGCCGagagaggccaagaagaagcagtaA